One window from the genome of Halomicrobium zhouii encodes:
- a CDS encoding DUF7344 domain-containing protein, which produces MTGDGSGNDAECDHDDCSTGDEVGDVDRPRLDVIVDVLTHPVRRRVLTALDDVEEELSVADLATAVVRSHAVGDGVPGPVDPDAPVELRLYHVHLPKLAAADLVTFDRRDMTVRLTAAGERAVRRYL; this is translated from the coding sequence ATGACGGGCGACGGTAGTGGAAACGATGCAGAGTGTGACCACGACGACTGTTCGACGGGGGACGAGGTCGGCGACGTCGACCGACCCCGACTGGACGTGATCGTCGACGTCCTCACGCATCCGGTGCGCCGGCGGGTCCTCACCGCGCTCGACGACGTCGAGGAGGAACTGTCGGTGGCGGATCTCGCGACGGCGGTCGTCCGGTCTCACGCCGTCGGCGACGGCGTGCCGGGCCCAGTCGACCCCGACGCTCCCGTCGAACTGCGACTCTACCACGTCCACCTCCCCAAACTGGCCGCGGCGGATCTGGTCACCTTCGACCGGCGCGATATGACCGTCCGTCTCACGGCGGCGGGAGAGAGAGCCGTTCGACGATACCTCTAG
- a CDS encoding DUF4870 domain-containing protein, which produces MPSTTTTRGGSAGRTILGVTVHGLGLVFGIFGPGLVYLLSRGEFSKANARNALTWQLFVLVGLAGLLAVFFTTDSDPVGLAAGGLLLALLLVDAVASLWATVKAIGGEAWSYPLVSVLG; this is translated from the coding sequence ATGCCCTCCACGACGACGACGCGAGGCGGTTCCGCAGGTCGAACGATACTGGGCGTCACAGTCCACGGCCTCGGCCTCGTGTTCGGCATCTTCGGCCCCGGCCTCGTGTACCTGCTCTCACGTGGCGAGTTCTCGAAGGCCAACGCACGCAACGCGCTGACCTGGCAACTGTTCGTACTGGTCGGCCTGGCTGGCCTCCTCGCCGTCTTCTTCACCACCGACTCCGATCCGGTCGGGCTCGCGGCCGGCGGCCTCCTCCTGGCGCTGCTACTCGTCGACGCCGTGGCCAGTCTCTGGGCGACGGTCAAGGCCATCGGCGGCGAGGCATGGTCGTACCCGCTCGTCTCCGTGCTCGGCTAA
- a CDS encoding metal-dependent hydrolase, with the protein MMPWGHFAVAFLPYLAYRLVGHRDLPSRRATVFLLVASQLPDLIDKPLAWSVHLLPSGRSLAHSLLVAAPVVVLVSVLAARRGRAELGPLFGFGYLTHVVGDVYRALLYTSPDQWAGTYVASLVWPLAPVPASETTAFLHYFLRVSPARYGQVAVGLVLFGLLFAAPEIRAVLERRRLPGDTTDDDVAVRTADHRFDAD; encoded by the coding sequence ATGATGCCGTGGGGCCACTTCGCCGTCGCCTTCCTCCCCTACCTCGCCTACCGGCTGGTGGGCCACCGGGACCTGCCGTCGCGGCGGGCCACCGTCTTCCTGCTCGTGGCCTCCCAGCTCCCGGACCTGATCGACAAGCCCCTTGCCTGGAGCGTCCACCTCCTGCCGAGTGGGCGTTCGCTGGCTCACTCACTGCTGGTCGCCGCCCCGGTCGTCGTCCTCGTCAGCGTGCTCGCGGCCCGTCGCGGACGCGCCGAACTCGGCCCGCTGTTCGGCTTTGGCTACCTCACCCACGTCGTCGGTGACGTCTACCGGGCGCTCCTGTACACGTCGCCGGACCAGTGGGCGGGGACCTACGTCGCGAGTCTCGTGTGGCCCCTGGCGCCGGTCCCGGCCTCCGAGACGACGGCGTTTCTCCACTACTTCCTGCGCGTCTCCCCGGCGCGCTACGGCCAGGTCGCGGTCGGCCTCGTCCTGTTCGGCCTGCTCTTCGCCGCTCCGGAGATCAGGGCCGTCCTCGAACGACGGCGGCTCCCCGGCGACACGACCGACGACGACGTCGCCGTGAGGACTGCAGACCACCGGTTCGACGCCGATTGA
- a CDS encoding Rrf2 family transcriptional regulator, with product MGSVDLSNSQRQIVTVLVNEYQASGDPVKGSIIADVVDQRASTVRNTMQGLKALNLVEGVPGPTGGYRPTDAAFDVLQREDLDERASVTLAQDFERVDVTVDRIRFPNVFHPTECTAHVHFQGSVDQVSVGDPIVVGPTPRSHLAVAGEVAAISDTADEIVLDVVSMEAPLTEE from the coding sequence ATGGGGAGCGTCGACCTGTCTAACAGTCAGCGCCAGATCGTGACCGTCCTCGTCAACGAGTACCAGGCGTCCGGCGACCCCGTGAAGGGGAGCATCATCGCGGACGTGGTCGACCAGCGGGCGTCGACGGTCCGGAACACGATGCAGGGGCTGAAGGCCCTCAATCTGGTCGAGGGGGTCCCCGGACCGACCGGTGGCTATCGCCCGACCGACGCCGCCTTCGACGTCCTGCAGCGCGAGGACCTCGACGAGCGGGCCTCCGTCACGCTCGCCCAGGACTTCGAGCGCGTCGACGTGACCGTCGACCGGATCCGGTTCCCGAACGTCTTCCACCCGACCGAGTGTACCGCGCACGTCCACTTCCAGGGGTCGGTCGACCAGGTGTCGGTCGGCGACCCCATCGTCGTCGGGCCGACGCCGCGCTCGCACCTCGCCGTCGCCGGCGAAGTCGCGGCGATCAGCGACACGGCCGACGAGATCGTCCTCGACGTCGTCTCGATGGAAGCCCCGCTCACCGAGGAGTAA
- a CDS encoding helix-turn-helix transcriptional regulator, producing the protein MSEDPFDHVAFLSRSKTRVCLLALLSDRGPTSRRTLRDRLEASQSTVVRSVQALERRGWVERDDGAVRATGTGTLVADEFCELLDGLDETTDLGPFLQWFPHEEFDLDLTHLYGATVTTPSPGDPYAPAREQTELVRTASRVRALLPSIDIDGTRVAHERITNGDLATEVVVGHAVRETICDGEYARLFGEQIDAGSSVFGLDEALPFYLGLDGEGVVQIGVEDDDGVPQALLETDSEPVRTWADDVYRSYRDRATELAPGDFA; encoded by the coding sequence ATGTCCGAGGACCCGTTCGACCACGTCGCCTTTCTCTCTCGATCGAAAACCCGCGTCTGTCTCCTCGCGCTCCTCAGCGACCGGGGGCCCACGAGCCGGCGAACGCTCCGGGACCGCCTCGAGGCCTCCCAGTCGACGGTCGTCCGGTCGGTCCAGGCGCTGGAACGACGCGGCTGGGTCGAGCGCGACGACGGCGCGGTCCGTGCTACGGGGACCGGAACGCTCGTTGCCGACGAGTTCTGCGAACTCCTGGACGGACTGGACGAGACCACGGATCTCGGCCCGTTTCTGCAGTGGTTCCCCCACGAGGAGTTCGACCTCGACCTGACGCACCTGTACGGCGCGACGGTGACGACGCCGAGTCCCGGCGATCCCTACGCGCCGGCGCGAGAACAGACCGAACTCGTCCGGACCGCGAGTCGCGTCCGTGCGCTCCTGCCGTCTATCGACATCGACGGCACTCGCGTGGCCCACGAGCGGATCACGAACGGGGATCTGGCGACCGAGGTAGTCGTCGGTCACGCCGTCCGCGAGACCATCTGCGACGGCGAGTACGCCCGGCTCTTCGGCGAGCAGATCGACGCCGGCTCGTCCGTGTTCGGCCTCGACGAGGCGTTGCCCTTCTACCTCGGACTCGACGGGGAGGGCGTGGTCCAGATCGGCGTCGAAGACGACGACGGCGTCCCGCAGGCCCTCCTCGAGACGGACAGCGAGCCCGTCCGAACCTGGGCCGACGACGTCTACCGGTCCTATCGCGACCGCGCGACGGAACTGGCTCCAGGGGACTTCGCGTAG
- a CDS encoding S8 family serine peptidase, whose translation MTERRPIGRRRYLRVTGAALGVLATTPGASGAEEEQRFLVSGRPDVNGVDVLHRLDPIDMAVVRGEESAVSEASSAYARDLSLSYETTIEARETNESATDEPFYRFQWDKRALDVPAAHETTRGEGSRVTVIDTGVDPDHPDLTDAVNEDLSRNLTGDGGDYTDVEIHGTHVSGLVAADDRNERGIVGTAPGTDLVALRVFDESGGANYGDILAAILYSAAIGADVANLSLGTYPVPFDQLEEFHWKALNRATIYASRAGTLLVSAAGDDDADLRRDGPVRSVPTEAAWVLGVSATGPTGFDPATGDAETPAHAPAPGTNYGTNAIDIGAPGGNSNGSLRDWVLSTVPTDHGFDTPYAYLTGTSMAAAQVTGAAALIASTTDYPVPARANVLASALKHAARVPEGYDRAYYGTGFLDVLSALGARDGPQHTGHGPAKRGRRKRHGASANDGRPSVHR comes from the coding sequence ATGACGGAGCGACGTCCGATCGGTCGACGGCGGTATCTGCGAGTGACCGGCGCGGCGCTCGGTGTTCTCGCGACCACGCCAGGGGCCAGTGGGGCCGAGGAAGAACAGCGGTTTCTCGTCTCCGGTCGGCCCGACGTCAACGGTGTGGACGTCCTCCACCGGCTAGATCCGATCGACATGGCCGTCGTTCGCGGCGAGGAGTCGGCTGTCAGTGAGGCGAGTTCGGCCTACGCGCGGGACCTGTCGCTCTCGTACGAGACGACTATCGAAGCCAGAGAGACGAACGAGAGTGCGACCGACGAGCCGTTCTACCGGTTCCAGTGGGACAAACGGGCACTTGACGTCCCGGCTGCCCACGAGACGACGCGAGGCGAGGGAAGCCGAGTGACAGTGATCGACACTGGCGTCGATCCCGACCACCCCGACCTCACGGACGCGGTCAACGAAGACCTCTCGCGGAACCTCACCGGAGACGGGGGCGACTACACCGACGTCGAGATCCACGGCACTCACGTGAGCGGACTCGTCGCCGCCGACGACCGGAACGAACGCGGTATCGTCGGCACCGCCCCGGGAACCGACCTGGTCGCGCTCCGCGTGTTCGACGAGTCGGGCGGGGCCAACTACGGGGACATCCTGGCGGCGATCCTCTACAGCGCCGCCATCGGCGCCGACGTCGCCAACCTCAGCCTCGGCACCTATCCGGTGCCGTTCGACCAACTAGAGGAGTTTCACTGGAAGGCCCTGAACAGAGCGACGATATACGCCAGCAGGGCCGGAACGCTCCTCGTCAGTGCGGCGGGAGACGACGACGCGGACCTTCGGCGTGACGGCCCCGTCCGCAGCGTCCCGACCGAAGCGGCGTGGGTGCTCGGGGTCAGCGCGACCGGCCCGACGGGCTTCGATCCGGCGACCGGCGACGCCGAGACGCCCGCTCACGCGCCGGCCCCGGGCACGAACTACGGGACGAACGCGATCGATATCGGTGCGCCGGGCGGCAACAGCAACGGGTCGCTGCGGGACTGGGTGCTCAGCACGGTACCGACCGACCACGGGTTCGATACGCCCTACGCCTACCTCACGGGCACGTCGATGGCCGCCGCCCAGGTCACCGGCGCCGCCGCGCTGATCGCGAGTACGACCGACTATCCTGTCCCCGCCCGAGCAAACGTCCTCGCGAGCGCGCTCAAACACGCCGCGCGCGTCCCCGAAGGATACGACAGGGCGTACTACGGGACGGGCTTTTTGGACGTTCTCAGTGCGCTCGGGGCCCGTGACGGCCCGCAACACACCGGCCACGGGCCAGCGAAACGCGGTCGGAGAAAGCGTCACGGTGCTTCGGCGAACGACGGGCGGCCGTCGGTTCACCGATGA